In Candidatus Hydrogenedentota bacterium, the genomic stretch AGGCGATCTCGACGATTTGCTCGCTGGAATGCGCCGCTGAGATCTGCTCATTGAAAAGATCAGGATAAGCATTTCTCATGCTGTCCTGAAGGTCCGTCCACTGATCGGCAGAGACGCCGGTGAGGCTGGCCAGCGACGCAAGATATTCTCCCTGACCGCGGGCAATGTCGACGCGAAGATTCTCATGCGTATGCGTGGCGAAGACTGTGGCCTTTGCCTTAGCTCTGAGAAGGCGGCCGTCCGTCATAGCGCCCGGTGTGGTGCTCGACGTAAACTCCGTGGTGGGGTCGAGGAATTCCCTCGTCGCGCCGGAGGTGCCGCCGGTGAGGTCAGTCGTTGCGTC encodes the following:
- a CDS encoding DUF3015 domain-containing protein, with the protein product MMTTRFVLIPGLLLTLAGCMTDATVELTKAPFDATTDLTGGTSGATREFLDPTTEFTSSTTPGAMTDGRLLRAKAKATVFATHTHENLRVDIARGQGEYLASLASLTGVSADQWTDLQDSMRNAYPDLFNEQISAAHSSEQIVEIA